Proteins encoded by one window of Anguilla rostrata isolate EN2019 chromosome 9, ASM1855537v3, whole genome shotgun sequence:
- the LOC135263034 gene encoding LON peptidase N-terminal domain and RING finger protein 3-like: MGTESMESNVMLQLAAEAFQAKNFELAAEIYECQLVDYSDVVSHHELLVKWADALAFGGKLSEALEIYQKASKITRLRPTHLENLIVYLTNSIRSKEGFAGQKFLQGQVEGCGNDAFVCRICEGFLYEPVTLPCGHCFCKKCLDKEKKPVCCRECKDNSRLTDLPNYRVNVVLSNLLAKWFPSQLLAVQLRHEGNALYAEKKLEVALEKYNEAIAIAPRDHLLFINHSLINSSLKNNEDALTDAEMACKLQPYWLKGHLRKAQALEALGKTEEALTECLFCIALDSENRLANLEAQRLLSDIFDPVPNQVQEGIPDYIHLLSSRTRVKGGLTTTFSSNCSTSSPGLYKDNCINDNSFTSLGKSTLLSAQSCTRKTGSTDFKACSGDRNEKGDFGGVHGPSAIIRGQLTKRKQVWGEEGSAGSDGSSCKRLKSEAKVETTSWCPVASELIDASDLECSLCMRLFYEPVTTPCGHSFCLKCLERCLDHNSKCPLCKEDLSEYLAQRRYSKTLLMENLIANYLPEELAERQIIDKEEIAELSNLNKNVPIFVCTMAFPTVPCPLHIYEPCYRLMVRRCMETGTNQFGMCLSDSVNGFATYGCILEIRNVEFFADGRSVVDTIGRRRFKVIQHRKRDGYNTADIEYLEDKKVGGAEEAELRTLHNRVYDQALSWVNSLKAQQKERIVGHFGPMPEKDLDPQISPNGPSWCWWLLAVMPLEGRAQLPFLALTSLKDRLTGIRRVLVFMSRSRSR, from the exons ATGGGAACAGAGAGCATGGAAAGCAATGTCATGCTACAGCTTGCCGCTGAAGCCTTCCAAGCTAAAAACTTTGAGCTTGCCGCTGAGATCTACGAATGCCAACTAGTGGATTATAGCGATGTTGTCAGTCATCACGAGCTGCTTGTGAAATGGGCTGATGCTCTAGCTTTTGGTGGCAAGCTAAGCGAAGCCCTCGAGATCTACCAGAAAGCTTCCAAAATCACCAGGCTACGACCTACGCACCTGGAAAATCTCATCGTATATCTGACCAACAGCATTAGAAGCAAAGAGGGCTTTGCCGGTCAAAAGTTCCTACAAGGACAAGTGGAAGGATGTGGCAATGATGCATTTGTTTGCCGAATTTGTGAGGGATTTCTGTACGAGCCGGTTACCTTGCCTTGTGGACACTGCTTTTGTAAAAAGTGCCTGGACAAAGAAAAGAAGCCAGTTTGCTGCAGAGAGTGTAAAGACAACTCCAGGCTCACTGATCTACCGAATTACAGAGTTAATGTAGTTCTTAGCAACTTGTTGGCAAAGTGGTTTCCTTCTCAGTTGCTTGCAGTGCAACTCAGGCACGAGGGAAATGCATTGTATGCAGAGAAGAAGCTGGAAGTTGCTTTAGAAAAGTACAATGAAGCCATTGCTATAG CTCCTAGGGATCACTTGCTCTTTATCAACCACTCCTTGATAAACTCCAGTctaaaaaacaatgaagatgCCCTTACTGATGCAGAGATGGCCTGTAAACTCCAACCTTATTGGCTGAAG GGACATCTGAGGAAAGCACAAGCACTAGAGGCACTGGGCAAAACAGAAGAGGCTTTAACAGAATGCCTGTTCTGCATTGCTTTAGACTCAGAAAACAGACTGGCCAATTTAGAAGCTCAAAGG CTGCTTAGTGACATCTTTGATCCAGTTCCCAATCAAGTCCAGGAGGGAATACCAGACTACATCCATCTGCTGTCCTCAAGGACAAGGGTAAAGGGAGGTCTGACAACCACTTTCAGCTCCAACTGCAGCACAAGCTCCCCAGGGCTCTACAAG GACAATTGTATAAATGACAACAGCTTTACCTCGCTCGGGAAATCAACGTTGCTGTCAGCTCAGAGCTGCACAAGAAAGACTGGCTCCACAGATTTCAAGGCGTGCTCTggggacagaaatgaaaagggGGATTTCGGTGGTGTTCATGGCCCGTCTGCAATCATCAGAGGCCAGCTCACCAAGCGTAAACAGGTCTGGGGAGAGGAAGGCAGTGCAGGAAGTGATGGGTCGTCGTGCAAGCGCTTGAAGTCGG AAGCGAAAGTAGAGACAACTTCTTGGTGTCCAGTGGCCAGTGAACTCATCGATGCTTCTGACTTGGAGTGCTCCTTGTGCATGAG GCTTTTCTATGAACCAGTCACCACTCCCTGTGGCCACTCCTTCTGCCTGAAATGCCTGGAGAGATGCTTGGACCATAATTCCAAGTGTCCACTATGCAAGGAGGATCTCTCTGAG TATTTGGCTCAGAGGCGATATAGTAAAACCCTTCTGATGGAAAACCTCATTGCCAACTATCTTCCAGAGGAGCTAGCTGAGAGACAGATCATCGACAAGGAGGAAATTGCTGAGCTGTCCAA TTTGAACAAGAACGTGCCAATATTTGTCTGCACCATGGCCTTTCCCACGGTACCTTGCCCCCTGCACATATATGAGCCCTGCTACCGGCTTATGGTGCGCCGATGCATGGAGACTGGGACCAACCAGTTTGGCATGTGCCTCAGCGATTCTGTTAATGG ATTTGCCACTTACGGCTGCATATTGGAGATACGAAACGTTGAGTTCTTCGCAGATGGTCGCTCTGTTGTGGACACGATCGGCAGACGGAGATTCAAAGTAATCCAGCACCGTAAACGAGATGGCTATAACACTGCGGACATTGAGTACCTGGAAGACAAGAAA GTGGGTGGAGCAGAAGAGGCCGAGCTGAGAACCCTCCATAATCGTGTGTATGATCAGGCCTTGTCCTGGGTCAACTCCCTCAAGGCCCAACAGAAGGAGCGCATCGTTGGCCACTTTGGACCCATGCCGGAGAAGGACCTAGACCCACAG ATCAGCCCCAATGGGCCGTCCTGGTGCTGGTGGCTCTTGGCGGTCATGCCCCTGGAGGGCCGAGCCCAGCTGCCCTTCTTGGCTCTCACCTCCCTCAAGGATCGCCTGACGGGTATTCGGAGGGTGCTGGTCTTCATGTCCCGAAGCCGGTCCCGGTGA
- the commd5 gene encoding COMM domain-containing protein 5, with protein sequence MADRTSFLGGRIPVEVEIMAKQLKDLDKDFFRKILKVVVNAVEGKDCRDSMKSLADNGTVSEEQLSHIIAGIYGLLKEALRLPTSSLKQEVFKEDLRELRISEELIADFASVVFGNRRASLEAAAAQQGPRLPTVEDIRWRVDVAISTSSLARALQPSILMQMKLTDGSSHRFEVPVSKFQELRYNVALILKEMNDLEKKSILKIQD encoded by the exons ATGGCCGACAGGACAAGTTTCTTGGGAGGAAGGATTCCTGTGGAAGTTGAAATTATGGCAAAGCAATTAAAAGATTTAGACAAAGATTTTTTCAGGAAGATACTTAAAG TGGTGGTGAATGCTGTTGAAGGGAAGGACTGCAGAGACTCAATGAAGTCGCTTGCAGATAATGGTACCGTCTCTGAAGAACAGTTAAGCCACATCATCGCAGGAATATATGGACTGCTTAAGGAAGCATTACGTCTCCCAACGTCTTCATTGAAACAAGAA GTTTTCAAGGAAGATCTCAGAGAACTTAG gATATCTGAGGAGCTTATCGCTGACTTTGCCAGTGTTGTCTTTGGAAACAG ACGTGCCTCCCTtgaagctgcagcagcacagcaggggCCTCGGCTACCCACCGTTGAGGACATCAGGTGGAGAGTAGACGTGGCCATTTCGACAAG ctCACTGGCTCGAGCATTGCAGCCTTCCATTTTAATGCAGATGAAGCTGACAGATGGAAGTTCCCACCGGTTTGAG gTACCTGTCAGCAAGTTTCAGGAACTGCGTTACAATGTTGCACTTATTCTGAAGGAAATGAATGACCTTGAGAAGAAAAGCATTCTGAAAATCCaagactga